The following proteins are co-located in the Deltaproteobacteria bacterium genome:
- a CDS encoding plasmid pRiA4b ORF-3 family protein, producing MRRKTEFKQVYQFKITLRGIRPPIWRRIQVPEIYTFWDLHVAIQDAMGWTDTHLHMFRMADPQTGLETTIEIPDEDFDSITEPLFGREERIADWFSLENRSADYVYDFGDNWVHKVELEKILPKEEGVNYPRCIAGRRACPPEDCGGDYGYERLLEIISDPDNDEYDEMMEWLGGEFDPEHFDPEEIFFDDPEERWKFAYE from the coding sequence GTGAGAAGAAAAACAGAGTTCAAACAGGTATATCAATTTAAGATCACGCTGAGGGGTATAAGGCCGCCTATCTGGCGACGCATTCAGGTTCCGGAGATCTATACCTTCTGGGACCTGCACGTGGCCATTCAGGATGCAATGGGTTGGACTGATACCCATCTCCACATGTTCAGGATGGCCGATCCTCAAACAGGTTTGGAGACCACGATAGAAATACCCGATGAGGATTTTGACTCCATTACCGAGCCTCTCTTTGGCCGGGAGGAGAGGATCGCCGATTGGTTCTCTCTGGAAAACAGATCTGCCGACTACGTCTATGACTTTGGAGACAACTGGGTGCACAAGGTAGAGCTGGAGAAGATATTGCCCAAAGAGGAGGGGGTTAACTATCCGAGATGTATCGCCGGGAGGAGGGCCTGTCCACCTGAAGATTGTGGCGGTGACTATGGATATGAAAGGCTCCTCGAGATAATAAGCGACCCCGACAACGATGAGTATGATGAGATGATGGAGTGGCTGGGGGGTGAATTTGATCCTGAACATTTCGACCCTGAGGAGATTTTCTTCGATGATCCTGAGGAACGTTGGAAATTCGCCTACGAGTAG
- a CDS encoding peptide chain release factor-like protein, with amino-acid sequence MNVRQKRSFFHPHEIRVETFKAPGPGGQHRNKRETAVRVRHLPSGITAISTEHRSQARNKELALRRLELKLRAMREKRKPRIPTSIPRTYKENILAAKRHRAQIKRWRKNVSPYEI; translated from the coding sequence ATGAATGTGAGACAGAAAAGATCCTTCTTCCACCCCCACGAGATCCGGGTCGAGACCTTTAAGGCCCCTGGTCCTGGCGGGCAGCATAGAAATAAAAGGGAGACGGCCGTGCGGGTCCGTCACCTCCCGTCGGGGATCACCGCTATATCAACAGAGCACAGGTCCCAGGCCAGAAACAAAGAATTGGCCTTGAGGCGCCTGGAGCTGAAGTTGCGTGCCATGAGGGAAAAGAGGAAACCTCGTATCCCCACCTCCATTCCCCGTACATATAAGGAAAATATACTGGCGGCTAAGCGCCATCGGGCCCAGATAAAGAGGTGGAGGAAAAATGTAAGCCCCTATGAGATATAA